From a region of the Eulemur rufifrons isolate Redbay chromosome 7, OSU_ERuf_1, whole genome shotgun sequence genome:
- the LOC138387319 gene encoding interferon omega-1-like gives MALLLPLLTALVMCSCGPVGSLGCDLPESQGRLSRKTLELLDQMRRVSTSLCLEDRNDFRFPREMVNGSQLQKAQAVSVLHEMLQQIFNLFHTERSSAAWTPPLLGRLRTGLHQQLEHLEACLVQVTAEEDSASAMENSTLALRRYFWRIRLYLQEKNYSDCAWEIVRVEVMGSFSSSTNLQEKLRRKDGDLGSS, from the coding sequence ATGGCCCTCTTGCTCCCCCTACTGACGGCCCTGGTGATGTGCAGCTGTGGCCCTGTTGGGTCTCTGGGCTGTGACCTGCCTGAGAGCCAAGGTCGGCTTAGCAGGAAGACCTTGGAGCTTCTGGACCAAATGAGGAGAGTATCCACTTCCTTGTGTCTGGAGGACAGAAACGACTTCAGATTCCCCCGGGAGATGGTGAATGGCAGCCAGCTGCAGAAGGCCCAGGCCGTGTCTGTCCTCCACGAGATGCTCCAACAGATCTTCAACCTCTTCCACACAGAGCGCTCCTCTGCTGCCTGGACCCCGCCCCTCCTGGGCAGACTGCGCACTGGGCTTCACCAGCAGCTGGAACACCTGGAGGCCTGCTTGGTGCAGGTGACGGCGGAGGAAGACTCTGCCAGTGCGATGGAGAACTCGACCCTGGCCTTGAGGAGGTACTTCTGGAGAATTCGTCTCTACCTGCAAGAGAAGAACTACAGTGACTGTGCCTGGGAAATTGTCAGAGTGGAAGTCATGGGCTCCTTCTCTTCATCAACAAACTTGCAGGAAAAGTTaagaaggaaggatggagatCTGGGGTCATCTTGA